Proteins from a single region of Chanodichthys erythropterus isolate Z2021 chromosome 13, ASM2448905v1, whole genome shotgun sequence:
- the ccn1l1 gene encoding cellular communication network factor 1, like 1, producing MHTNANILDKTMSPLRSILRQGHFFTLVLLSWAAVEVRGGCPSKCSCPSSPPSCPAGISSVLDPCGCCRVCARQFNQDCSLTEPCDHIKGLRCHLGAEGDPDKGLCRAEAQGRPCELDGRVYQHGEDFQPTCEHQCTCVDGVVGCIPLCPHRISLPDWPCSRRRLTNLPGRCCQEWVCDDDNRIAEMDPLPDAHPQKHTYLTGNELLVAPSTSWDSSAGAPYQEWISSSKSYAILPSTCLLQVTDWSPCSATCGMGVSSRVTNSNPECRLVSETRLCQIRECGVNLAPSHKKGKKCQRTTRPQKPVQMVFAGCFTARRYRPRSCGSCSDGRFCVPSVTRTVRLHFHCPEPERDDFTRNVMWIQRCSCSQRNSRQGLTSQAEFLNLPNDIHTYTH from the exons ATGCATacgaacgcaaacattttggaTAAAACTATGTCACCTCTAAGGAGCATACTAAGGCAAGGACATTTTTTCACACTGGTGCTGCTGTCATGGGCCGCTGTGGAG GTGCGGGGTGGCTGTCCATCGAAATGCTCTTGCCCTTCATCTCCTCCCTCGTGTCCTGCTGGTATCAGTTCGGTTCTTGACCCATGTGGGTGCTGTCGGGTCTGTGCCAGGCAGTTTAACCAAGACTGCAGCCTTACTGAGCCCTGTGACCACATCAAAGGACTGCGCTGCCACCTAGGGGCCGAAGGAGACCCTGATAAAGGCTTGTGTAGAG CTGAGGCTCAAGGGCGCCCATGTGAGCTGGATGGACGGGTCTATCAGCACGGTGAGGACTTTCAGCCAACTTGCGAGCATCAGTGCACATGTGTTGATGGAGTAGTCGGCTGCATCCCACTGTGCCCACACCGCATTTCTCTACCAGACTGGCCCTGTTCCCGCCGCCGCCTCACCAACCTGCCTGGCCGCTGCTGCCAGGAGTGGGTGTGTGATGATGACAACCGCATTGCTGAAATGGATCCGCTGCCTGATGCACATCCACAAAAGCACACTTACCTCACAGGCAACGAGTTACTTGTAGCTCCATCTACTTCTTGGGATAGCAGTGCAGGAGCCCCTTATCAAG AGTGGATTTCATCCTCTAAGTCATATGCCATCCTTCCATCCACCTGCTTACTGCAGGTCACTGATTGGTCCCCATGCTCAGCCACCTGTGGAATGGGCGTGTCCAGCCGTGTAACCAATAGTAATCCTGAATGTAGACTCGTCAGCGAAACTAGGCTCTGTCAGATACGAGAGTGTGGAGTCAACCTTGCACCATCACACAAG AAAGGAAAGAAATGTCAGAGGACCACACGCCCACAGAAACCTGTGCAGATGGTATTTGCAGGATGCTTCACTGCTCGCCGTTACCGGCCACGTTCATGTGGATCCTGCTCAGACGGCCGCTTCTGTGTTCCCTCTGTGACGCGTACGGTCCGTCTACACTTTCACTGTCCTGAGCCAGAACGAGACGACTTTACCCGCAACGTCATGTGGATACAGCGCTGTAGCTGCAGTCAAAGAAACAGCAGACAAGGCCTGACATCACAAGCAGAGTTCCTCAATCTGCCAAACGAtattcacacatacacacattga